A part of Streptomyces sp. DSM 40750 genomic DNA contains:
- a CDS encoding RNA polymerase sigma factor has product MQAYDGELGAAVARAQAGDEAAFAVAYRLVQPGLLGYLRGIVGDDAEDVASDAWLEIARDLGRFKGDGAGFRGWSATIARHRALDHLRRQKARPRATALENDLLELPGTHSTHAQALESLSTEQALALIARLPRDQAEAVLLRVVVGLDGPAAARVLGKRPGAVRTATHRGLKRLAQLLRSEGVMDDGPRTLGESR; this is encoded by the coding sequence GTGCAGGCGTACGACGGGGAACTGGGCGCGGCCGTGGCGCGGGCCCAGGCCGGGGACGAGGCCGCGTTCGCGGTGGCGTACCGGCTCGTGCAGCCCGGGCTGCTGGGGTATCTGCGCGGCATCGTCGGGGACGACGCGGAGGACGTCGCCTCGGACGCCTGGCTGGAGATCGCGCGCGACCTCGGGCGGTTCAAGGGCGACGGGGCGGGCTTCCGGGGCTGGAGCGCGACCATCGCCCGGCACCGGGCCCTGGACCATCTGCGGCGCCAGAAGGCCAGACCCCGGGCGACCGCCCTGGAGAACGACCTGCTGGAACTGCCGGGCACGCACAGCACGCACGCCCAGGCCCTGGAGTCCCTCTCCACCGAGCAGGCCCTCGCGCTGATCGCCCGGCTGCCGCGCGACCAGGCCGAAGCCGTCCTGCTGCGCGTGGTCGTCGGCCTCGACGGCCCCGCCGCCGCTCGCGTCCTCGGCAAACGCCCGGGCGCGGTCCGCACCGCCACCCACCGGGGGCTGAAGCGGCTCGCCCAGCTCCTCAGGAGCGAGGGTGTGATGGATGACGGTCCCCGGACGCTGGGGGAGTCGAGATGA
- a CDS encoding RNA polymerase sigma factor: protein MLGDDAELTAAVLAAQDGDETAFRTVYRAVHPRLLGYVRTLVGDPDAEDVTSESWLQIARDLERFSGDADRFRGWAARIARNRALDHIRMRGRRPAIGGDETELTGKAAESDTAGEAMEALATDRTLSLIAQLPQDQAEAVVLRVVVGLDAKSAAETLGKRAGAVRTAAHRGLKRLAELIGENPEAASEADPESGDPLDAVPQPREPRARAASSACVTHTRSRTQKDV from the coding sequence GTGCTGGGGGACGACGCGGAGCTGACCGCCGCGGTGCTTGCGGCACAGGACGGGGACGAGACCGCGTTCCGGACTGTGTACCGCGCGGTGCACCCACGGCTGCTCGGGTACGTGCGGACGCTGGTCGGCGATCCGGACGCGGAGGACGTCACCTCCGAGTCGTGGCTGCAGATAGCCCGTGACCTGGAGCGGTTCAGCGGTGACGCGGACCGGTTCCGCGGCTGGGCCGCCCGGATCGCCCGCAACCGGGCCCTCGACCACATACGCATGCGGGGGCGCCGACCCGCGATAGGCGGCGACGAGACCGAGCTGACCGGCAAGGCCGCCGAGTCCGACACGGCGGGCGAGGCGATGGAAGCCCTGGCGACCGATCGCACGCTGTCGCTGATCGCCCAGTTGCCGCAGGACCAGGCGGAGGCGGTGGTCCTGCGGGTCGTGGTCGGCCTCGACGCGAAGAGCGCCGCCGAGACGCTGGGCAAGCGCGCGGGCGCCGTACGGACCGCCGCGCACCGGGGGCTGAAGCGGCTCGCGGAACTGATCGGGGAGAATCCGGAGGCGGCTTCGGAGGCCGACCCGGAATCCGGCGACCCGCTGGACGCAGTACCCCAACCGAGAGAACCGCGTGCACGCGCGGCTTCGTCCGCCTGTGTGACGCATACGCGTTCGCGGACGCAGAAGGATGTGTGA
- a CDS encoding L,D-transpeptidase family protein: protein MRTKDMRRSVAALAALVVAGACTAQGIEVHGGQRPPVRVDVTATPSGEPRQDDSGRVDGGGGTADGGSDGKGDRERPPTTAPPSTVPAPTPTPTVAPKVLWAEGDEGLDVRELQARLRQVAWLFAGPTGTYDDLTVRAVKGFQGKRGLPRTGKTDSVTWARLLDMTREPGKWDLYAYGGQPAASPDPRCLTGRVLCISKTSRTLRWMVDGRTLTTVEVRFGSQYTPTREGVFSVYFKSRDHWSTLYDTPMPYAMFFSGGQAVHYSSDFAARGYYGASHGCVNVRDEAKIAQLFGQVRNGDKVVVYW from the coding sequence ATGCGTACCAAGGACATGCGGAGATCGGTGGCCGCGCTCGCGGCACTCGTCGTGGCCGGCGCCTGCACGGCCCAGGGGATCGAGGTGCACGGCGGCCAGCGCCCGCCCGTGCGCGTCGACGTGACCGCCACACCGAGCGGCGAGCCCCGGCAGGACGACAGCGGCAGGGTCGACGGTGGCGGCGGCACGGCCGACGGCGGGAGCGACGGCAAGGGGGACCGCGAGAGGCCCCCGACGACCGCCCCGCCCAGCACCGTCCCTGCTCCCACTCCCACCCCCACCGTCGCCCCCAAGGTCCTCTGGGCCGAGGGCGACGAAGGGCTGGACGTACGGGAGTTGCAGGCGCGGCTGCGGCAGGTCGCCTGGCTCTTCGCCGGGCCCACGGGGACGTACGACGATCTGACGGTCCGGGCGGTGAAGGGCTTCCAGGGCAAGCGGGGCCTGCCGCGGACCGGGAAGACGGACAGCGTCACCTGGGCGCGGCTGCTGGACATGACCCGCGAGCCCGGCAAGTGGGACCTGTACGCGTACGGCGGGCAGCCGGCCGCGTCACCGGACCCGCGCTGTCTGACGGGCCGGGTGCTGTGCATCAGCAAGACGAGCCGCACGTTGCGCTGGATGGTGGACGGCAGGACGCTGACGACGGTCGAGGTGCGGTTCGGCTCGCAGTACACCCCGACCCGGGAAGGTGTGTTCAGCGTCTACTTCAAGTCCCGCGACCACTGGTCGACCCTGTACGACACCCCCATGCCGTACGCGATGTTCTTCAGCGGCGGCCAGGCCGTCCACTACTCGTCCGACTTCGCGGCCCGTGGCTACTACGGGGCCTCGCACGGCTGCGTCAACGTCCGGGACGAGGCGAAGATCGCCCAGCTGTTCGGGCAGGTGAGGAACGGCGACAAGGTCGTCGTGTACTGGTGA
- a CDS encoding acyl-CoA mutase large subunit family protein: MARESESGLPIEPVYGPEALRDWDPADKLGEPGTYPFTRGVYPSMYTGRPWTMRQYAGFGTAVESNARYQQLIANGTMGLSVAFDLPTQMGHDSDAPIAHGEVGKVGVAIDSVDDMRVLFGGIPLDKVSTSMTINAPAALLLLMYQLVGEEQGVPAAQLTGTIQNDVLKEYIARGTYIFPPKPSLRLIADIFKYCRAEIPKWNTISISGYHMAEAGASPAQEIAFTLADGIEYVRTAVAAGMDVDDFAPRLSFFFVARTTILEEVAKFRAARRIWARVMKDEFGAENPKSLMLRFHTQTAGVQLTAQQPEVNLVRVAVQGLAAVLGGTQSLHTNSFDEAIALPTDKSARLALRTQQVLAYETDVTATVDPFAGSYVIEKMTDDVEAAAVELMRKVEDLGGAVAAIEHGFQKNEIEHSAYRIAQETDSGERVVVGVNRFQLDEEEPYEPLRVDPAIEAQQAERLAKLRAERDRAAVDAALSDLKKAAEGTDNVLYPMREALKARATVGEVCNALREVWGTYVPSDAF, from the coding sequence ATGGCGCGCGAGTCGGAGTCCGGACTGCCCATCGAGCCGGTGTACGGGCCGGAGGCGCTGCGGGACTGGGACCCGGCGGACAAGCTCGGCGAGCCCGGCACGTACCCCTTCACCCGTGGTGTCTACCCGTCGATGTACACCGGCCGCCCGTGGACCATGCGCCAGTACGCCGGCTTCGGTACGGCGGTGGAGTCCAACGCCCGCTACCAGCAGCTGATCGCCAACGGGACCATGGGCCTGTCGGTCGCCTTCGACCTGCCCACCCAGATGGGCCACGACTCCGACGCCCCGATCGCCCACGGCGAGGTCGGCAAGGTGGGCGTGGCGATCGACTCCGTCGACGACATGCGGGTGCTGTTCGGCGGGATCCCGCTGGACAAGGTCTCGACGTCGATGACGATCAACGCCCCGGCGGCCCTGTTGCTGCTGATGTACCAGCTGGTCGGCGAGGAGCAGGGCGTACCGGCCGCGCAGCTCACCGGCACGATCCAGAACGACGTGCTGAAGGAGTACATCGCGCGTGGGACGTACATCTTCCCTCCCAAGCCCTCCCTCCGGCTGATCGCCGACATCTTCAAGTACTGCAGGGCCGAGATCCCGAAGTGGAACACGATCTCGATCTCCGGGTACCACATGGCCGAGGCGGGCGCCTCCCCCGCGCAGGAGATCGCGTTCACCCTCGCCGACGGCATCGAGTACGTCCGTACGGCGGTCGCCGCGGGCATGGACGTCGACGACTTCGCCCCCCGGCTGTCCTTCTTCTTCGTCGCCCGTACGACGATTCTGGAAGAGGTCGCCAAGTTCCGTGCGGCGCGCAGGATCTGGGCCCGGGTGATGAAGGACGAGTTCGGCGCGGAGAACCCCAAGTCCCTGATGCTCCGCTTCCACACGCAGACGGCGGGTGTCCAGCTGACGGCCCAGCAGCCCGAGGTGAACCTCGTCCGTGTCGCCGTCCAGGGTCTGGCGGCGGTGCTGGGCGGCACCCAGTCCCTCCACACGAACTCCTTCGACGAGGCGATCGCGCTGCCGACGGACAAGAGCGCGCGGTTGGCGTTGCGCACCCAGCAGGTGCTGGCCTACGAGACGGACGTGACGGCGACGGTCGACCCCTTCGCGGGCTCGTACGTCATCGAGAAGATGACGGACGACGTCGAGGCGGCCGCCGTCGAACTGATGCGGAAGGTCGAAGACCTGGGCGGCGCCGTCGCCGCCATCGAACACGGCTTCCAGAAGAACGAGATCGAACACTCCGCCTACCGCATCGCCCAGGAGACGGACTCCGGCGAGCGCGTCGTGGTCGGCGTCAACCGCTTCCAGCTCGACGAGGAAGAACCGTACGAGCCGCTGCGGGTGGACCCGGCGATCGAGGCCCAGCAGGCCGAACGGCTGGCGAAGCTGCGGGCGGAGCGGGACCGGGCGGCGGTCGACGCCGCCCTCTCCGACCTGAAGAAGGCCGCCGAAGGCACCGACAACGTCCTCTACCCGATGCGCGAGGCCCTGAAGGCCCGCGCGACGGTGGGCGAGGTGTGCAACGCGCTGCGGGAGGTGTGGGGGACGTACGTCCCCAGCGACGCCTTCTGA
- the leuE gene encoding leucine efflux protein LeuE — MFGVIDLPTYLAGLVLIVLLPGPNSLYVLSLAARRGIRAGYRGAAGVWCGDTVLMTLSAAGVASLLQANAVLFGIVKYAGAGYLSWLAIGMLQAAWGMWRSRRERVAEGPGDEIDEGERPFRRALVISLLNPKAILFFVAFFVQFVDPGYAYPALSFVVLGAFAQLASFLYLSALIFGGTKLAAAFRRRKRLSAGATSAAGALFLGFAVKLSLTSGA, encoded by the coding sequence ATGTTCGGCGTCATCGACCTTCCCACCTATCTGGCAGGACTCGTCCTGATCGTCCTGCTGCCCGGTCCCAACTCGCTGTACGTGCTGTCCCTGGCCGCCCGGCGCGGGATACGGGCCGGGTATCGGGGCGCGGCGGGGGTGTGGTGCGGGGACACCGTGCTGATGACGTTGTCGGCGGCGGGGGTGGCCTCGTTGCTGCAGGCCAACGCCGTGTTGTTCGGGATCGTGAAGTACGCGGGCGCCGGGTATCTGTCGTGGCTGGCGATCGGGATGCTGCAGGCCGCGTGGGGGATGTGGCGGAGCCGGCGTGAGCGGGTGGCCGAGGGGCCGGGGGACGAGATCGACGAGGGGGAACGGCCGTTCCGGCGGGCCCTGGTGATCAGCCTGCTCAACCCGAAGGCGATTCTGTTCTTCGTCGCCTTCTTCGTGCAGTTCGTGGACCCCGGGTACGCCTATCCGGCCCTCTCCTTCGTCGTGCTCGGCGCCTTCGCCCAGCTCGCCAGCTTCCTGTATCTGAGCGCGCTGATATTCGGCGGTACGAAGCTGGCCGCCGCCTTCCGCCGCCGGAAGCGGCTGTCGGCGGGGGCCACCTCTGCGGCGGGCGCGCTGTTCCTGGGGTTCGCGGTGAAGCTGTCGCTGACGAGCGGTGCCTGA
- a CDS encoding class I SAM-dependent methyltransferase, translated as MTSEQGTIRLPRELDDVPGWFPVLDQLLFDWFLNRQEAAGDRGDLLEVGVYMGKSAIFLGRHLQEGEAYTVCDLFESDAPDDANAAEATKSYRSTLTRQAFEANYLSFHDELPRVLQGPSSIVPGEVKPRSARFVHIDASHLYEHVQGDITAARDILLPGGLVVLDDFRSEHTPGVSIAAWEAVLNRGLNPICLSTQKLYGTWDDPEPIQEALLEMVAERDDCHLSNQQAAGHRIIRLKSKGMKAPAFPKSRHWTEPPAPAPTPPSAAPKPHPRPARPPQSGARKLAIDLLPPVVTRAIRKARAGKRPGGK; from the coding sequence ATGACCTCTGAACAAGGCACCATCCGGCTCCCCCGTGAACTCGATGACGTCCCCGGGTGGTTCCCGGTGCTCGACCAACTCCTCTTCGACTGGTTCCTGAACCGCCAGGAAGCCGCGGGCGACAGAGGCGATCTCCTGGAGGTCGGCGTCTACATGGGCAAGAGCGCCATCTTCCTCGGCCGGCATCTCCAGGAGGGCGAGGCCTACACGGTCTGCGACCTCTTCGAGAGCGACGCACCGGACGACGCCAACGCGGCGGAGGCCACCAAGTCGTACCGCAGCACGCTCACCCGTCAGGCCTTCGAGGCGAACTACCTCTCCTTCCACGACGAGCTCCCCCGCGTTCTGCAGGGCCCCAGCTCGATCGTTCCCGGCGAGGTCAAGCCGCGCTCCGCCCGCTTCGTGCACATCGACGCCTCGCACCTGTACGAGCACGTCCAGGGCGACATCACCGCCGCCCGCGACATCCTCCTTCCAGGAGGCCTCGTCGTCCTCGACGACTTCCGCTCCGAGCACACCCCCGGCGTCTCCATCGCCGCCTGGGAGGCCGTCCTCAACCGCGGCCTCAACCCCATCTGCCTGAGCACCCAGAAGCTCTACGGCACCTGGGACGACCCGGAGCCCATCCAGGAAGCCCTCCTGGAGATGGTCGCGGAGCGGGACGACTGCCACCTCAGCAACCAGCAGGCAGCCGGCCACCGCATCATCCGCCTCAAGTCCAAGGGCATGAAGGCCCCGGCCTTCCCGAAGTCCCGCCACTGGACAGAGCCCCCGGCCCCGGCCCCGACCCCACCCTCGGCCGCCCCCAAGCCCCACCCCCGCCCGGCCCGCCCGCCGCAGAGCGGCGCCCGCAAGCTGGCCATCGATCTGCTACCGCCGGTGGTGACAAGGGCGATCAGGAAGGCGAGGGCGGGGAAGAGGCCTGGAGGCAAGTGA
- a CDS encoding acyltransferase family protein: protein MRGSERSRRSGRPAPRLRALDGLRLLAALSVAAYHYGGRDGEIGKAWGASPAVQFPTAHTWFAYGWAGVQAFFVISGFVICASGWGRSVQSFFASRAARLFPAYWAAVILVAAVFALPGLAFARVSASEFLVNLTMLQMPLGADRVLGVCWTLWAEVRFYVLFALCVVLPGVTRRRVIWFCGGWTLAAVLAQGAKQPLLDLVLMPEYASLFIGGIGLYLVHRDRRDTTAWLIVVFSLLLSQYQTVQEIWHAPNADFFSYRPQLGIILAVTVGFVAVGAVALGLLDRVNWPWLTTAGALTYPFYLVHEHLGWPVVQALHQGLGIPSSLTLALTVALMLTLAWLLHHGVERPLQPLLRKSLDGRRS, encoded by the coding sequence GACGGGCTGCGGTTGCTCGCCGCGCTCTCCGTCGCCGCCTACCACTACGGAGGCCGCGACGGAGAGATCGGCAAGGCGTGGGGCGCCTCGCCCGCCGTCCAGTTCCCGACCGCCCACACCTGGTTCGCGTACGGCTGGGCCGGCGTCCAGGCCTTCTTCGTGATCAGCGGCTTCGTCATCTGCGCCAGTGGCTGGGGCCGTTCGGTCCAGTCGTTCTTCGCCTCCCGCGCGGCCCGGCTGTTCCCCGCGTACTGGGCGGCGGTGATCCTGGTCGCGGCGGTCTTCGCCCTCCCGGGCCTCGCCTTCGCCCGGGTGTCCGCCAGCGAGTTCCTGGTCAACCTCACCATGCTCCAGATGCCGCTCGGCGCGGACCGCGTCCTCGGCGTGTGCTGGACCCTGTGGGCGGAGGTCCGCTTCTACGTCCTGTTCGCGCTGTGCGTGGTCCTGCCCGGGGTCACCCGCCGACGGGTGATCTGGTTCTGCGGCGGCTGGACCCTGGCCGCGGTCCTGGCGCAGGGCGCGAAGCAACCGCTCCTGGACCTGGTCCTGATGCCTGAGTACGCGTCCCTGTTCATCGGCGGCATCGGCCTCTACCTGGTCCACCGCGACCGCCGCGACACCACGGCCTGGCTGATCGTGGTCTTCAGCCTCCTGCTGAGCCAGTACCAGACGGTCCAGGAGATCTGGCACGCCCCGAACGCCGACTTCTTCTCCTACCGTCCCCAGCTGGGCATCATCCTCGCCGTCACCGTCGGCTTCGTGGCCGTGGGGGCAGTCGCCCTGGGCCTCCTGGACCGCGTCAACTGGCCCTGGCTGACCACCGCGGGAGCCCTGACGTACCCCTTCTACCTCGTGCACGAGCACCTGGGCTGGCCGGTGGTCCAGGCACTGCACCAGGGCCTGGGCATCCCGTCCTCCCTCACCCTGGCGCTCACCGTGGCGCTGATGCTGACGCTCGCCTGGCTGCTGCACCACGGGGTCGAACGCCCGTTGCAACCGCTGCTGCGCAAGTCGCTTGATGGACGCCGTAGTTGA